CCTTTTCATCGCGGCCGTCTGGGCGTTCACCTGACGGTCGCCGTGCCGACTGTTTTCGAAGGAAGGGGCGCGCTCAGCGACCCAGCGGTGTGGGTTCGAACTCCGCCAGCGCCACGTCGCGGTCCTCGACCACCTCGCGGAGCGCGGGGACGCGCCGCTCGATCTCGGCCGGCGAGTGGCTGTCCGAGCCGAGGACGAACGCCACGTCGTGCTCCCGGAAGGCGTCGAGCATCGCGGGGTCGGGGTGAACGCGCCCGAGCGACCGGTGGACGCGGCCAGCGTTGATCTCGGGGACCGTCGCCGAGTCGGCCAGCGCCGCGGCCACGCGTTCGTAGTCAGACCTGCGGGAGTGACCGCGCAGGGCTTCCATCCGTTCGGGGAGGTCCAGGTGACCGAGCACGTCGAACAGTTCCGACTCGGCGGCGGCGACGACGGCGTCGTAATAGCGCTCGACGGCCGCGCGGCGGTCGCTCTCGCTCGCGTCGGCGTACGGCGCCGCCGTGGTGTAGTCGTACTCCCCGGCGAAGTGGACGCTCCCGATGGTGTAGTCGAACGCCGCCGCGTCGAGGACGGCGGCCGTCTCGCTCTCGGCGTCCTCGACGTAGCTCACCTCGGCGGCATCGTAGACGGTGAGGGCGGTCCGCGCGCGGACCCGCTCGATGGCCTCGCGGCGGCGCTCGTAGGTCTCGACGAGGTCGTAGCGCTCGCGGCGGCCGAACTCGTCGTCGACGACGATGCAGTGGTCGGTAAAGCCGATAGCGTCGAGGCCCGCCGCCTCGGCAGCACGGCACATCTCGGGGAGCGGCGACCCGTCGGAGTAGGTGGTGTGTGCGTGGTAGTCGGCGTCCATCACTCGTCGCTCACGTCGTAGAGCTTCTGCCCGTCGAGTTTCGGAACGACCGCGCTCTCGCTGAACCGGAGGTCGTACTCGATCAGGTCGTTCAGCCGGATGTCGGCCTTCTGCTCGTACTTGGGCGCCTTGCCGAGCTTAGCGACCTGCTGATAGAGATCGCGCTCGGCGTCGGTCGGCGCCTCGTCGTAGATATGGCGACCGATAACGACGGCGCCGACGGTGTCCTCCGGCGAGGGCTTGCCCTTCGAGCCCGCGGCGACCATGTAGGTCGGCTTCTCCGACCCGTCGAGGTGGTCGGCCACCGCGCGGGCGTTGGCGAGCGTCCCGACGTACACGTCGACGTCGTCGCCGCCGCCGAGTCGGAGGTCGGTCACCGCGGCGCCGCCGTTGGTCGAGGTGAGCGCAGCCGGACGGCCGGCCACGTCGGTGTCGTTGACCCACGTCGGCGAGTTGAAGAAGTCGTAGCCCTCGGTGGGGGTGTAGTCGTCGCTGGAGCCGCCGCCGATCCGCGCCTCGGGGTGGTCGTCCTTGAACGCGTGTTCGTCGCCGCGTTCCTCCGTGACGTGGACGTACTCGGCGCCGTTGTCGAACAGTTCGACGACGGTCGTCGAGAAGTGCGTCACGTCGATGACGACGTAGTTGCCCGCCGGCGGGTCGGTGGGGATCCGCGCCCGCGAGGGCAGGATGCGGTCGGTGAGTCGGTCCTCCAGGTCGGAGTTGGCCAGCGACGCCATACGCGAGCCGGCGCGGAGCGGACGGAAGCCCCTTGCTAAGATCCCTATTGTCGACCGATTTCGGGTCCCGACCGGTATTGAGTGGTCCGTACCGGTCCCGTCTACCCGATCAGTCGCCCGCCCGCGCTCGTTCGCGCGCACGCTCGACGCTCTCGCCGTCCCGCAGTACCGCGTCGACGAAGAGTTCGCCGGCGCGGTACGAGGAGCGGACCATCGGTCCCGACGCACAGTAGAGGAAGTCCAATTCACCCTCGGCCACTCGCCGCCAGGTGTCGAAGACGTCGGGATGGACGTACTCGGAGACTTCCAGGTGCGAGCGGGAAGGCTGGAGGTACTGGCCGAGCGTCACCACGTCGACGCCGACGCTCTTCAGGTCCGCGAGGGTCTGGTACACCTCGTGGTCGTACTCGCCGACGCCGAGCATCAGGCTCGTCTTGACGTACGACGCCGACTCGCGGGCGGCCTGGCGCAGCACGGACAGCGACTGCTCGTAGCCCGCTCGCCGGTCGCGTACCGGCCACTGCAATCGGTCGACCGTCTCGACGTTGTGGGCGAACACGTCCGGCTCGGCGTCGAGCACTCTCCGAACGAGCCGCTCCTCGCCCCGGAAGTCCGGCACGAGCGCCTCGACGAGGACGCCGGGGTCCCGGTCTTTGATCGCCTCGATGGTCCGGGCGAAGTGGCCGGCGCCCTGGTCGGGGAGGTCGTCCCGATCCACGGAGGTCAGGACGACGTAGTCCAGCCCGATCTCGGCGACGGCGTCGGCCACCTGCTCGGGTTCCTCGTCGTCGAGGGCGTCCATCCCGCCGGTCTCCACGTCGCAGAAGTTACAGCCCCGCGAGCAGTGGTCGCCCATCAGCATGAACGTGGCCGTGCCGGGACCGTCGCGGCCCGACCAGCACTCCCCGAGGTTCGGACAGTTGGCCTCCTCGCAGACCGTGTTGAGCCCGCGGTCGCGGAGGCTCTCCTTGATGTCCGTGAAGCGCTCGCCCGAGGGCGGCCGGGTCTTCAGCCACTCGGGCTTGCGGGCGCGACTCATTACCGGAGGTTGGGGTCGGTCGGGCAAAAGCCTGGGGAGTTTGGGCGGGCGTCGGGCGATGGCGACCGCTGGACTCACCCCGACGCCCGACAGACCGCGAGCATGTGTGCGGACATATCGGCGACCGTGCGGTCGTCGCGGAGTTCGTCTACGAGTCGGCGGATACCGGCGAGTCGGTCCTCCGACAGTTCGTCGGCCCGGTCCCGGAGCGGCCCGGCCGAGAGAACCGACGCCAGCCCCTCCAGTCCCACGAGTCGCTGCACGTCCAGCCCCGCCTCCGCCAGCAGGCCCTCGAACTCGTCGGCGCGGAAGAAGTGGGTCTCGGTGAACATCGACTCGTAGTCGAGCCGGTCGACGAACGCCCGGTCGTAGTCGCCCGTCTCGGCGAGTTCGTCGGCGCGGGTCAGGTGTTCCGTGCCGCTCACCAGGTAGAGCACCAGCCAGTTGAGCCGTCCCATCACCGAGACGAAGACGGGGCCACCGTCCGCGGTCACCCGCTTCAGTTCCCGGGCGGCGGTCGTCCGTTCGTCGGCGTCGAGGACGTGCGAGAGCGGGCCGCCGAGACACAGCGTCGCGTCGAAGGCCCCCGGGTCGAAGTCGAGCTCGCGCACGTCGCCGGGCGCGACGCTCACGCGCTCGTCCAGGCCCCGCTCGGCGACCTTCTCGCGTGCGAGGTCGCGCTGGCCCTCGCTGGGGTCGACGAGCGTCACGTCGTAGCCACGTTCGGCGAGCCAGACGGCGTAGCGGCCGGCGCCGCCACCGGCGTCGAGGACGCGACCGGACTCTGGCAACTCGTCGTCCAGCCGCTCGACGGTCCCCTCCCACTCCAGACGACCGTGGAGACTCGACGTGAGTCGGTCCCACTCGGCCTGGTCGTGGTCGTCGTAGTACGTTTCGGGGTCGTCCACGCGCGGGACGAAGTCCTGCGTGCCGGATATATTTTCTGCGACGACACGTCTCGCCCGGCGGCGCGGTCAGAGGTCGGCGACGACGTCGCTCCCGCTAACGACCTCGGGGATGACGACAGCGTCGGCGCCGACGCGGCGCGCGGTCGACTCGTACATCTCGTCGCCGACGCGGACGACTAACTTCGACTCGGGGGCGAGCTGGCTCGTGGCGACGCCGATCTGGATGTTCGCGTTGGAGTCGTCGATACCGGCGACGACGGCGCTCGCGCGGCTGACCCCGGCCCGTTCGAGGACCGCCTCGCGGCGGGCGTCGCCGGCGACGACGAGCGCGTCGTCGTCGATGCGTTCGCGCTCCTCGGCGTCGCGTTCGACGACGACCACGTCGCGGCCCCGCTCGCGGAGTCGGTTGGCGACTGTGCGACCGAACATGCCGTGGCCGCAGATGACGACGTGGTCGGTCAGGTCGGCGATGGCGCGTCGTGTCTGCATGCGTGTTAGCTCCCGGCCGAGCCGCCCGTCGAAGGCCGCGTCGAGCGCGGACTCGCCGACCCAGATGCCCGCGAGCACCAGCGCCACGAAGACGACGACGGCGAATGCCTTCGTCGCTCGCTCGGGCCCGCTGTGGTGCTCGAAGTACAGTTCGATGCTCGTCGGGTCGAGCAGCCAGAACGACGCGTCGACGACGGACACGCCGGTCAGGGCGACGAATCCAGCGACGCCGACACAGACGGTGGTGCCGAACGCCGCCAGCGGGACCGCCGCGGCCCGGACGCGGTCGCGCACCTGACCGACGGGTGTGGCTGGCACTGGTGATCGTTGGACCGCAGAAATAAAAACCCAGTGTCAGGTCGTCGACCTGACGCCCGCGGATCCGGTCGATCCGCTCGCCCGGCGGCCAGCGGTACGCGGACGGGCCCGGCAGCCCGCCACGCTTCTCGGCGATGTACCGCCGGTCGCCGAGTGTCTCCAGCGTGGCGGCGAGTGGCAGTTCGCCGGCGACTGCGGCGGCGTACCCGTCGGTCCAGGTGGTTCGAGCGAGCCCGGACGGGCGAGTGACGAGCGCGGTGGTCGCGGCAGCGCCGAGGACGCCGCGTCGTCGGAATCGTCCGAGTTCGACCGCCGTCTCGGCGTCGCCCGCCGGCCCCGGTAGACCGAATAGCCGCGCCACCCGACCGCAGCCACGACGGCCTGGAGAGCGACGGCGACCGCCGGAGAGCGGTCGGAACCCGCGCGCCGACCGACGGCCCCGACCGTCGAAGTGTCACCGAACAGCCCGGTGAACCACTCAACAAGTAGGTACAAATATTTAACATGTGTCGGGTATGGATAGTAGTGTATGTTCGACGTGACGCGCGACGACATCGTGGGTGGGTCGCTGTCACGCGCGCTCGTGGTGCTCGCGGCGCCGCTGGTCGCCCAGAACTTCGCGCTGGTGGCCCAGTCCGTCGTCGACCTGTTCTGGGTCGGGCGGCTCGGGGGGACCGCGGTCGCGGCGGTGGGGCTCGCGACCGTCGTCGTCGCGCTGTTGACGGTCCCCCTCCGTGCGTTTTTCACCGGGAGTCAGGTGGTCACCTCCCAGCGAGTGGGCGCCGACGAGACCGAGGCGGCGCGCCGAGTGCCGTTCACGGCGGCCGCGGCGGCGGTCGCCCTCGCGGCGGCGATCGGTGGGGTGCTCGTCGTCGGGGCGGACGCGGTCGCGGCGCTGTTCACCGACGACGCCGCGGTGGCCTCGGCGACCGCCAGCTACCTCACCGCCTACGCGCTGGCGCTCGTGACGACCGCAGCCAGCGACACGCTGGAGAGCGGGTTCACCGGCTGGGGTGACACTCGGGCGGCGCTGTACGTCAACCTCACCGCCATCGTCGTCAACGTCGTCCTCGATCCGCTGTTGATCCTCGGCTGGGGGGCGTTCCCGCGGCTGGAGCTGTTCGGCGCGGCGCTGGCGACGGCCGTCGGCTACGGTGCCGGGGCGGCGCTGGCCCTCGCGCTCGCCGCGCGCGGTCGCGAGGGGTTCCGGCTGACGCGCGACGCAGTCCGCCCGCGCCTCGAAACCGTTCGCGCCGTCGTCGACGTGGGGTCGCCGATCGCCGGGCAGTACGGCGGTCGCCAGGTCGCCCGTCTCGGGATGATCTGGATCGTCTCGGCCGTCGGCGGACCGGCCGCCCTCGCCGCCTACCACATCGGGTCGCAAGTCGCCACCGTCGCGTTCGTGCCCGCCCAGGGGCTCGCACAGGCCGCCACCAGCGTCGTCGGGCAGAACCTCGGCGCCGAGCGTCCCGCTCGCGCCCGCCGCGCGACCTGGGTCGGCGCCGCCATCGCGGCGGTCGGGCTCACCGTCTTCGGCGCGGTCCAGTGGGTCGTCCCCGCGCCCATCGCACACGTGTTCGTCCCCGATCTGTCGGGGCAAGCCCTGTCGTACACCGTCCTCTACCTCCAGATCCTCGCCTACGGCTACTGGGCGCTGGGAGTCGTCTACACGGTCGAGGCCGGCTTCAACGGCGCCGGCAACACGGACGTGAGCATGTACTCGACGCTCGCGCAGTACTGGGCCGTCCGCCTGCCGGTCGCGCTCGTCGGCGCGTACGTCCTCGATCTCGGCGTGGCGGCCGTCTTCTGGGGCGTCACGCTGTCGAACGTCGCCGCCGCCGTCTGGCTGTCCGGGTACTTCTACCGGTCGGCCGACGGCGGGATGCTCGACCGGGCGGCCGACGAGGCCGCGGCGGACTGACCGACCCAGGTCGGTGGACGCCACTTGTCGACCCCCGGGCGTCACCGCGGTCGCCGACCACTTCCGCTCCGCCATAGAAACGCATATGCCGACGGGGAACCCGGTTCCGTCCGTGTCACGGCACGCCGACGGCGAGACGGAGCTGGCGGTCTCGGAGGTGCTGCCCGACTACGCCGGGGCCTTTCCCTTCGAGCGGTTCAACGCCATGCAGTGCGAGGTGTTGCCCGCACTGCTCGACTCGACCGAGAACGTCGTCGTCAGCGCGCCGACCGCAAGCGGCAAGACCGCCCTCGCCGAGGTCGCCATCTGCGAGGCGCTCGAGGCCGACGGGACCGCCCTCTTCCTCGCCCCCTTGCGTGCGCTCACCAACGAGAAGGAGAGCGAGTGGGAACGGTTCGAGGATCTCGGGTATTCAGTCTACGTCGTCACCGGCGAGCGCGACCTGAACCCCCGCAGGGCCGAGCGGGCGGACATCCTCGTGATGACCCCGGAGAAGGCCGACTCGGCCACCCGGAAACACGACTCGCCCCGGTATTCGTTCATCACGGACGTCGACTGCTGCGTCATCGACGAGGTCCACCTGCTCGACTCGGAGAAACGCGGGTCGGTGCTGGAGGTGACGGTGTCGCGCATGCGCCGCCTGTGCGACCCGCGCGTGGTCGCGCTCTCGGCGACGATGCCGAACGTCGACGACGTGGCGGGGTGGCTCGACGCCCCCGCCGACAACACCTTCGAGTTCGGTGACGACTACCGGCCGGTCCCGCTGCACGCCGACGTACGCACCTACGCCCACGGCGACAACGCTTTCGCCGACAAGTACCGCCGCCTGTACCGCGCTCTGGACATCGCCGAGCCGCACGTCCGCGACGAGGGCCAGGCCCTCGTGTTCGTCTCCTCCCGGCAGGACACCGTCCAGGCCGCCAAGAAATCCAGGGACGAGATCGTCGAACGCGACATCCCGATGGGCGCGCGGGGCGACTACGACTTCCACAACGACGCCGCCGAGCTCTCGAACGACACCCTGCGCCAGTCGGTGCTCGACGGCGTCGGCTTCCACCACGCCGGGCTCTCGAAAGAGGACAAGGGCCTCGTCGAGCAGTGGTTCAAGGAGGGGAAACTCCAGTTGCTGTTCTCGACGTCGACGCTGGCGTGGGGTGTCAATCTGCCCGCCCGCTGCGTGGTGATTCGAGACACCAAGCTGCACGACCCGCTGGAGGGGGAGGTCGACATGAGCCCGCTGGACGTGCTCCAGATGCTCGGCCGAGCGGGTCGCCCGGGGTACGACGACAAGGGCTACGCCTGGGTGGTCTGTGACTCCTCGGACGCCGACAAGTACCGCGCGCTGCTCCGGGACGGCAAGGAGATCGAGTCCCGGCTCGCCGAGGACCTGGACGCCCACCTCAACGCCGAGATCGCGCTGGGAACTATCGGCGACATCGAGGACGTGATGGGCTGGCTGGAGACGACCTTCTACTACGTGCGCGCGGCGAGCGCCCCCGACGAGTACGCCTCCGAGAGCGCGCTGCGCGAGCGGGTCAGCGACACGCTGCGCTCGCTCGTGGCCCGGGGGTTCGTCGAACGGGAGGACATGCGCCTCGAACCGACGCCGCTGGGGCGGCTCGCCTCGAAGTTCTACCTGCGGCTCGACACCGCCAGGGAGTTTGCCGACCTCGCCGAGCAAGCCGAGGAAGCGGACGGTCGCCTCGACCAGGACGGTATCCTGCGAGCCATCGCGACCGCCGCGGAGTTCGACAGTGTCAGTGCCCGCTCGGACGAACGCGACGCCGTCGCCGCCGTCCTCGGAGAGACCGACGACCTCGACCCGGGCGGCCGGAAGGTGCTCGCGATCCTCGAATCGCGGATGCGCGGGACCACGCCCGGCGAGCTACAGAGCGACGCGTGGGTCATCACCCAGAACGTGTTGCGACTGCTCGCCGCCCTCCGCGCGTTCCTCGACCGACTGGCCGGCCCCGAGGCCGCGAACCTCGCCCGTCGGATCGAGGCGCGCATCGAGAACGGCATCAGCGACGACGCGGTCGGACTCACCGCCATCGACGGCGTCGGCTCCGGACGCGCGAGCAAGCTCGCCGCCGAGGGGATCACGACGCCCGCTGCGGTCCGCGAGGCGGGC
This DNA window, taken from Halosimplex litoreum, encodes the following:
- a CDS encoding PHP domain-containing protein, with translation MDADYHAHTTYSDGSPLPEMCRAAEAAGLDAIGFTDHCIVVDDEFGRRERYDLVETYERRREAIERVRARTALTVYDAAEVSYVEDAESETAAVLDAAAFDYTIGSVHFAGEYDYTTAAPYADASESDRRAAVERYYDAVVAAAESELFDVLGHLDLPERMEALRGHSRRSDYERVAAALADSATVPEINAGRVHRSLGRVHPDPAMLDAFREHDVAFVLGSDSHSPAEIERRVPALREVVEDRDVALAEFEPTPLGR
- a CDS encoding 2-phosphosulfolactate phosphatase; translation: MASLANSDLEDRLTDRILPSRARIPTDPPAGNYVVIDVTHFSTTVVELFDNGAEYVHVTEERGDEHAFKDDHPEARIGGGSSDDYTPTEGYDFFNSPTWVNDTDVAGRPAALTSTNGGAAVTDLRLGGGDDVDVYVGTLANARAVADHLDGSEKPTYMVAAGSKGKPSPEDTVGAVVIGRHIYDEAPTDAERDLYQQVAKLGKAPKYEQKADIRLNDLIEYDLRFSESAVVPKLDGQKLYDVSDE
- the lipA gene encoding lipoyl synthase; translated protein: MSRARKPEWLKTRPPSGERFTDIKESLRDRGLNTVCEEANCPNLGECWSGRDGPGTATFMLMGDHCSRGCNFCDVETGGMDALDDEEPEQVADAVAEIGLDYVVLTSVDRDDLPDQGAGHFARTIEAIKDRDPGVLVEALVPDFRGEERLVRRVLDAEPDVFAHNVETVDRLQWPVRDRRAGYEQSLSVLRQAARESASYVKTSLMLGVGEYDHEVYQTLADLKSVGVDVVTLGQYLQPSRSHLEVSEYVHPDVFDTWRRVAEGELDFLYCASGPMVRSSYRAGELFVDAVLRDGESVERARERARAGD
- a CDS encoding class I SAM-dependent methyltransferase, coding for MDDPETYYDDHDQAEWDRLTSSLHGRLEWEGTVERLDDELPESGRVLDAGGGAGRYAVWLAERGYDVTLVDPSEGQRDLAREKVAERGLDERVSVAPGDVRELDFDPGAFDATLCLGGPLSHVLDADERTTAARELKRVTADGGPVFVSVMGRLNWLVLYLVSGTEHLTRADELAETGDYDRAFVDRLDYESMFTETHFFRADEFEGLLAEAGLDVQRLVGLEGLASVLSAGPLRDRADELSEDRLAGIRRLVDELRDDRTVADMSAHMLAVCRASG
- a CDS encoding potassium channel family protein; the protein is MPATPVGQVRDRVRAAAVPLAAFGTTVCVGVAGFVALTGVSVVDASFWLLDPTSIELYFEHHSGPERATKAFAVVVFVALVLAGIWVGESALDAAFDGRLGRELTRMQTRRAIADLTDHVVICGHGMFGRTVANRLRERGRDVVVVERDAEERERIDDDALVVAGDARREAVLERAGVSRASAVVAGIDDSNANIQIGVATSQLAPESKLVVRVGDEMYESTARRVGADAVVIPEVVSGSDVVADL
- a CDS encoding MATE family efflux transporter; translation: MFDVTRDDIVGGSLSRALVVLAAPLVAQNFALVAQSVVDLFWVGRLGGTAVAAVGLATVVVALLTVPLRAFFTGSQVVTSQRVGADETEAARRVPFTAAAAAVALAAAIGGVLVVGADAVAALFTDDAAVASATASYLTAYALALVTTAASDTLESGFTGWGDTRAALYVNLTAIVVNVVLDPLLILGWGAFPRLELFGAALATAVGYGAGAALALALAARGREGFRLTRDAVRPRLETVRAVVDVGSPIAGQYGGRQVARLGMIWIVSAVGGPAALAAYHIGSQVATVAFVPAQGLAQAATSVVGQNLGAERPARARRATWVGAAIAAVGLTVFGAVQWVVPAPIAHVFVPDLSGQALSYTVLYLQILAYGYWALGVVYTVEAGFNGAGNTDVSMYSTLAQYWAVRLPVALVGAYVLDLGVAAVFWGVTLSNVAAAVWLSGYFYRSADGGMLDRAADEAAAD
- a CDS encoding DEAD/DEAH box helicase, coding for MAVSEVLPDYAGAFPFERFNAMQCEVLPALLDSTENVVVSAPTASGKTALAEVAICEALEADGTALFLAPLRALTNEKESEWERFEDLGYSVYVVTGERDLNPRRAERADILVMTPEKADSATRKHDSPRYSFITDVDCCVIDEVHLLDSEKRGSVLEVTVSRMRRLCDPRVVALSATMPNVDDVAGWLDAPADNTFEFGDDYRPVPLHADVRTYAHGDNAFADKYRRLYRALDIAEPHVRDEGQALVFVSSRQDTVQAAKKSRDEIVERDIPMGARGDYDFHNDAAELSNDTLRQSVLDGVGFHHAGLSKEDKGLVEQWFKEGKLQLLFSTSTLAWGVNLPARCVVIRDTKLHDPLEGEVDMSPLDVLQMLGRAGRPGYDDKGYAWVVCDSSDADKYRALLRDGKEIESRLAEDLDAHLNAEIALGTIGDIEDVMGWLETTFYYVRAASAPDEYASESALRERVSDTLRSLVARGFVEREDMRLEPTPLGRLASKFYLRLDTAREFADLAEQAEEADGRLDQDGILRAIATAAEFDSVSARSDERDAVAAVLGETDDLDPGGRKVLAILESRMRGTTPGELQSDAWVITQNVLRLLAALRAFLDRLAGPEAANLARRIEARIENGISDDAVGLTAIDGVGSGRASKLAAEGITTPAAVREAGVSGLHSAGLTEGVAERVVDSAGELPNVVVEWGDFPDSVAAGENDMQEVTVRNVGGDARAGLRVTVNEVEMTTKNRYLGEATLPVGVFGGNADVLEYAIEVAFPELPLQPVVETRSVRVE